Genomic segment of Myxococcus stipitatus:
GATACAGCCGGTGCCCGAAGCCTGGCACTGCATCGCCTCGGCGCAATCGCTCTCGCACCACCGCCGTCGCTCGCTCCGGCTTCCCCACCTCCGTCAACAACGCCTCCACCCTGTCACAGGCCCCTCCGTGCCGAGGCCCCGAGGACGCCGCCAAGGCCGCGCTCACGCACGCATACAGGTCCGCCCCCGAGGACGCCGTCACCCTTGCCGTGAAGGTCGACACGTTCAGCTCATGGTCCGCGCACAACACCAACGCGCGATTCAACAGCTCCGGCGCATGCTTCACCTTGGAATCCCAGGCACTCACCAAGGACTCCGCCATCGTCTCCGCCCGCAACGCCCGCGCAACCCGCCCCGGCGCGTGCGCCACTCCCACCCACGCCGCCAACTGGCGCAACAGCCGCCTCGCTCGCGCCTTCTCCTGCTCGGGTGGCGCCGCGAAGCGCACTGCATCCTTCGCCGCCAACAGCGGCACCAGCGCGCTCAACGCTGTCACCGGCGGTGTCTCTCGCGGCAACAGCCTCGCCAGCTCCGAGGGCGGAATCACTGCCTCCCCCGCCTCCCATCGCGGCTCCTCCTCCGGCAACGCCCCAGACCACAACAGCTCCGCCACCGCCTCGAAGCTCCTCCCTTCCAACACCAGTCCCACCGCTGAGTGCCCTCGGTACGCCAGTCCCTCCGCTCCCACCTGAGACACCGATGAGTCGATGACCGGCTCTCCCCACCGCAGCGCCCCCGAAGCCACCGCCGCATGTCCCGCCCTCGCGTCATGCCGCGTCTTCAGCCGCTCCAGGTCCGAGCGCACATACCGGTTCTCCTTCGTCCCCGGCTCCGGCACACACCGCACGAGACCTCGGCTCACGTAGGTGTAAAGCGTCGCCCGCTTCACCCCCAACAAGGCCGCCGCCTCCACCGCCGTCACCAGCTCCTCCTCGGGTCGATGGACGAATCGAGATTGAGAGCGTCCTCCCTTGCGTCTACTCATGTCTCAACAGCCTCCAGACAGCCATTGTCGACTCGACTCGATTCCCACGTCGATGTGTGCCTTCCCGCACGCATGGAGGCTTTGGACACTCACTCGAGAGGAGCATCCCCATGACCGTGGACTTCGGACGTACCTCGACCGACTACACCCGGCACCGCGCCGGCTTCCCCGTCTCCTTCTTCGACCGGCTCGTCCGCGAGAACGTCCTCCGCCCAGGACTCCGCACCGTCGACGTCGGCACGGGCACCGGCGTCGTCGCCCGCGGTCTTGCCCGCAAGGGCTGCTCCGTCATCGGCCTCGATGTCTCCGCGTCCATGCTGGAGGGCGCACGGCAGCTCGCCGCCGAGGCCCGTCTGTCCATCGACTTCCGTGAAGCCCCCGCCGAGTCCACTGGACTCTCCTCGGCGTCCTTCGACCTCGTCACCGCGGGCCAGTGCTGGCATTGGTTCGACCGCCCCGCCGCCGCTCGGGAGGCCGCTCGACTGCTCGTCCCCGGAGGCCGGCTCATTATCGCCCACCTCGACTGGCTCCCCATGCCCGGCAACGTCGTCGAAGCCACCGACGCGCTCATGAACGCCAGCAATCCCAATCCTCCCGACCACGCCCGCTTCGGCTGCGGCGTCGGCCTCTATCCCCAGTGGCTCAGTGATGTCACCGACGCGGGCTTCACGCCCCTGGAGACCTTCTCCTACGACGTGCTGATTCCCTACACCCACGAAGCCTGGCGAGGCCGATGCCGCGCCAGCGCCTTCGTCGGCGCCACCCTCCCTCCCGCAGAAGTCGAGCGCTTCGACCAGACCCTCGCCCGCATCCTCGCCGAGCGTTTCCCGCAGCCCTTCCTCGACATCCCCCACCGCGTCTTCGCCCTCCTCGCCACGCGCCCGTGATTCCATGTCCACACACCCACACCTCGTCCATGAGCCCTCGCTGCCCTGGACCGAAGTCACACAGGGCCCTCGCGTCGCGTATCGCCGCAAGCAATTGGGCGCCGCGGCGAAGGGCCAGCAGCTCGGGTGCAGCTTGATGGAGCTCGCACCCGGCACGCACGCCTTCCCGCTGCACTACCACCTGGCCAATGAAGAGGCGTACTACGTCCTCTCCGGCTCGGGCCTGCTGCGCCTCGGCGATGCGTCGCTGCCCGTGCGGGCGGGGGACTATGTTGCCCTCCCCGTGGGCGCCGCGTGTGCGCACCAGCTCGTCAACGACGGCACCGAGACGCTGCGCTACCTCGCGTTCTCCACCATGGTGGAGCCCGACGTCATGGTGTACCCGGACTCGAAGAAGGTGTGTGTCACCGCGGGCTCCGCGCCCGGGGGCGACAAGGCCGCTCGAACCCTGTACACCGTCCTCCCCCTCGCCGCCGAGGTGGACTACTGGAGCGGCGAGGAGCGATAGGCTCTCGCCCCATGCCCCCCCTGCTCGACGTCCTCACCCGGGAGCACCTCCTCAAGGACCGCGCCGCCGCCTCGGAGCTGCTCCCCCGGGGCGAGCCTCCCCACGTCTCCCTGCTGCGCCTGTGCGACGCGGGCCTGCTCCAGGGCGGGCTCTCCGTCTCCCTCGGCGTCCGCCCCGATGAGCTCATGGGCCCGCTCACCCTCGCCATGGGCGGCGCCGCTCGGAACCTCAAGGTCGTGGATGTCC
This window contains:
- a CDS encoding cupin domain-containing protein; this translates as MSTHPHLVHEPSLPWTEVTQGPRVAYRRKQLGAAAKGQQLGCSLMELAPGTHAFPLHYHLANEEAYYVLSGSGLLRLGDASLPVRAGDYVALPVGAACAHQLVNDGTETLRYLAFSTMVEPDVMVYPDSKKVCVTAGSAPGGDKAARTLYTVLPLAAEVDYWSGEER
- a CDS encoding class I SAM-dependent methyltransferase, yielding MTVDFGRTSTDYTRHRAGFPVSFFDRLVRENVLRPGLRTVDVGTGTGVVARGLARKGCSVIGLDVSASMLEGARQLAAEARLSIDFREAPAESTGLSSASFDLVTAGQCWHWFDRPAAAREAARLLVPGGRLIIAHLDWLPMPGNVVEATDALMNASNPNPPDHARFGCGVGLYPQWLSDVTDAGFTPLETFSYDVLIPYTHEAWRGRCRASAFVGATLPPAEVERFDQTLARILAERFPQPFLDIPHRVFALLATRP
- a CDS encoding citrate/2-methylcitrate synthase; translated protein: MSRRKGGRSQSRFVHRPEEELVTAVEAAALLGVKRATLYTYVSRGLVRCVPEPGTKENRYVRSDLERLKTRHDARAGHAAVASGALRWGEPVIDSSVSQVGAEGLAYRGHSAVGLVLEGRSFEAVAELLWSGALPEEEPRWEAGEAVIPPSELARLLPRETPPVTALSALVPLLAAKDAVRFAAPPEQEKARARRLLRQLAAWVGVAHAPGRVARALRAETMAESLVSAWDSKVKHAPELLNRALVLCADHELNVSTFTARVTASSGADLYACVSAALAASSGPRHGGACDRVEALLTEVGKPERATAVVRERLRRGDAVPGFGHRLYPNGDPRTPPLMDAAREVRPEVPRVRVAKAVQDAMREAGHPEPSVDLGLVMLADALGLPPGAAGTLFAVGRAAGWVAHILEQREQGHLLRPRARYVEPPAPSRK